Genomic segment of Candidatus Tanganyikabacteria bacterium:
GCACTCGCCACCGTGTTCGGCCCGCGCAAGGTGCCCGTGTCGTCCACCAAGGGGGCCCTCGGGCACGCCCAGGGCGGCGCCAACGCCCTGGAGGCCGCGGCGTGCGTGCTGGCCCTGCGGCACGGCCTGGCCCCACCCACCATGAACCTCGACGCGCCGGATCCGGCCCTGGCCATCGACGCGATCGCCGGTTCCCCGCGCCCCCTTTCGACCCGGTTCGCCCTGTCGCTGGCCTCGTCGCTCGGCGGCGCCACCTGCGCAATCCTGCTTGGCAAGGGCGACGGTGCATGACGAGCCCTGCCGTTGCCGCCGCCCGCATCCGCCTGGCCCGGAAGGGGGCGATCGTCGGGGATCCGGGTCCGCAAGCCGCGCTGCGCTATGCCAGCAAAAACGGGCGCCAGGTCTTCGCGATCGGGGCAAGTTGGCCCGAGCTGGCGGATCCGGCCGCCATCACGGGCATCTACCACGCCGCGGCGCAGCGCGAACGGGCGCAGATCAAGGCAATGGGTCGCGACCTGGTGGTGACCCGGGGCTTCGACGCCCTGAAGCCCGCGGCGATGGTCTTCGAGCATGTCCCGCTTGGCCCGCTGGCCCAGTTCGCCATCGCCCTGGGGTGCAAGGGTCCGTTCTGGTCCATCGAGGCCGACGACCTGGCGGGCCCGACCGCCTTGCTGCAAGCCCTGGAAGACCTTGCCGACGGCCGTTGCGACCAGGCCATGGTGGCGGCCTACGAGTTCGATCCGCCCGCCGCCCGCGCGTGCCTCCTGGTGCGCGATGACGCCGCGCCACCGCTTGTCTGGAGCGCCCGGTTCATCGCCGGCCGCCGAGACCCGGGCCGCGCGGACCTCGAGGCGGTGGCCGAGTCGCTCGGGTTGCGGGCCGGAGCGCTCCGGTTCCCGGCCGGGGCGATCGCCGACATGCTCGTGCCGCCTTGCACGCCAGACCCGCGAGTCCTGCTGGATCCGCCGGGCACGCCAGACCCGCGAGACCCGCCAGATCTGCGCGTCCTGCGGGGCTCGGCCGACCACCATGGCCTCGACCTGGCGATCGCCGCCCTCGAGCACGCGGCGGCCGGGGAGGCGATCGTCGTCTGGCGGCACACCCCCGACGGCCGCGGCCTCTTGCTGGGCCTGTGCGGCGGGGGAGCCGCCCCGGGAGCCGCGGCCCGCGAGGCCGCGCCATGACCGATCGCATGACCATCCCCGAACTGCTGGCCGCACAGACCGCGAGGCGGGCCGCTGCTCCATTGCTCTTGGATGCCCTCACCGGGCACGCCCGCACCTACTCCGAGGTCACGGCCCGGGCGTGCCGGTGGGCGAGGTTCTTCGCGGAGCGCGGTCTGGCGGTGGGGGATCGCGTGGCGATCGCCCTGCCCAACAGCCTCGACTTCGCCGAGGCCTACCTGGGGGCGGCGATCGCCGGGGTCACGCTCTGCCCATACAACCCGGCCCTGCCCGACGGGGAGATCGCCAACCTGTCGGCCCGCTTCGGCGCTCGCCTGATGCTGACCACTCCGTCCCGGGCCGACGACCTCGCCATCGCCTGCCAGATCCCGCTGTTCTCGGTGGGAACCCGGGGCGACCTCCCGGCTCGCCTGCCCGAACACGGGCTGCCCGGACCCAAGTCCGTGGCGGGAATCGGGCCGGACACCCCCATCGCCCTCATCCTCACGTCCGGCACGACGGGCGGCACCAAGGCCTGCCGCATCACCCAGGCCGGCGCGTGCTGGACCGCGGAAGCCACCGCGGCAGCCTTCGCCCTGGGCCCGGATAGCCGCTACCTGACTCCCTTGCCACTGCACCACATCAATGCCCAGGTGGTGGGTCTCCTGGCCGCCATCCGGGCCGGTGGAGCCGTCGCCATCGGCCCCCGCCTGCCTGCCGCGAAGCTCTGGGAAAGCGCCGCCCGGGTGCAGGCAACGGCTTTGAGCCTGGTGCCCGCGATCCTGTACGACCTGCTCGCCCAGCTGCCGGAGTCGGCCGCCCCCGCTGCCACCTTGCGCTTCGTCGTATGCTCGTCGGCGCCGTTGCCCCCAACTTCCCGGAAGCAGTTCGAGGACCGCTTCGGGATCCCCGTGGTGGTCTGCTACGGCCTCAGCGAGGCCTCCTGCTTCGTCTCGTACGGCCGACCGGCTCCCCTCGAAGCGCCCGTCCCGCCAGGCACGCCCGCCCCGCCAGGTTCCGTGGGCATCCCCATCGGCTGCGAGGTGCGCATCGGCGAGGGCGGCGAGATCCTG
This window contains:
- a CDS encoding AMP-binding protein: MTDRMTIPELLAAQTARRAAAPLLLDALTGHARTYSEVTARACRWARFFAERGLAVGDRVAIALPNSLDFAEAYLGAAIAGVTLCPYNPALPDGEIANLSARFGARLMLTTPSRADDLAIACQIPLFSVGTRGDLPARLPEHGLPGPKSVAGIGPDTPIALILTSGTTGGTKACRITQAGACWTAEATAAAFALGPDSRYLTPLPLHHINAQVVGLLAAIRAGGAVAIGPRLPAAKLWESAARVQATALSLVPAILYDLLAQLPESAAPAATLRFVVCSSAPLPPTSRKQFEDRFGIPVVVCYGLSEASCFVSYGRPAPLEAPVPPGTPAPPGSVGIPIGCEVRIGEGGEILVRGPGVFDGYEGDPDATAAAVRDGWLHTGDVGAIEPGGHLVLHGRIKEMINRGGEKIAPDAVEAVLRECPGILDVAVFAVPDDRLGEEIAAAVVPGSGAGPSDDDLWDFCADRLADFETPRVWIRPVALPRGPTGKVLRRALQEEYVRCKAR